From the genome of Onychomys torridus chromosome 14, mOncTor1.1, whole genome shotgun sequence:
AGTTCGTTGTCTAGTCTCTAGGCCAATGCTCGCCACGCTTTTTTGGTGAGAGAAGTGAAAAGCCGTGAAAACGAGGGGCAGAAAGACCAGACAGAGGGCAGCGAGGGCTAACGACTCTGAGACGCGACCCTCCGCACAGCCTGCCCACGCCGGAGACGCCCCGCCCCCGCGCTCACCGTCCAGAGCGTCGTCCGCATCTGCCGTCACGCCCTGCGCGTCCCGCTCCACCAGGGGCCCGAAGAACTCGGCTACCAGCTCCTTCATTCTGGCCACACCCGCCGACAGGCTCTGGAGAGGGTCCGCGTCGCCCGACGCCTCACAGGACACTTGCAGCCGCCGGGGCTCCCCATCACACCCGACGTACTCGCCCGTAAGCTCCATGGCGACCACTTAGCTTCAACAGCGCGCCACAGAGAATTGCCACCCGGAAGCGGAAGCCGCCCCGCGGCCGGGGCGGGCGAGAGAGGCGGGTAAAAGGAATGACTTCCGATTCCCGGGAACCGCCCCGCCCATTTCCCTTCCGTCTCCTTCTTTGGGATTGGCTGCCCGGCGCTCAGGCCCCGCCTTCTCACGACGCCCCTGGCGGTCACTTTTCCCGCCTCCGCCTGGGCCGCGCAGCCGAGCTCTGTGACAGTTGAGGATGGCCGGAGCCGAGAGCCCCGCCGGCGGCCAGGCGGAGCTGGAGCCCGTGGTGTCGCTGGTGGACGTGCTCGAGGAGGACGAGGAGCTGGAGAATGAGGCGTGCGCTGTCCTGGGCGGCAGCGACTCGGAGAAGTGCTCCTATTCGCAGGTGCGCGCGGCCCGGCTGCTCCCGCCGCTCTGCCTGCTTCCCGCCGGCCGCGGCCGGGCGGACTCCGGGGCGGTCCTCCACCCTGGGCTTCCACAGCCCCGGCCCTGCTACCCCCTTTCATCATCCTCGGCTTATCGCCAACAGGGCTCTCCCTCCGCCCTGCTGGAGGTACTCCGCAGGCTCCGGTCCTGGAGCAGCAGCTCTGTCCTGGTTGTCGTGGCCTGCTTTCCACGAGCTAGCTCATCCTCGTGACCTCTCAAACCCAAATTTTCTTCGCCCCACTTCTCCCACCCTTAAAGAATGTTAATTAGGCACCAGATGGGGAAAAGTAGAGTTAAAGGAAAGTGGGTTGCATTTGAAAGTCTGCCCGTGAGGGTAGGCTTCTCGACACTCCTGCTAGCCAGTGCTTTTTTTCGGCTAAGTTCCGTGTGTATGTGCggtgtgacccccccccccccccaactccctccTGAGTAGATCGGAACCAAAACATCATGTGACCCTGGAAAGCCAAGGGGGGAGAAAAGGATCTGTTTGGCGTTTGTACGACCTTGTGAACAAGAGTGCCTGTGATGCAGTGTTTCGTGACGCATCTCTGTAAAAGTACAAAAGTGAAGAAGGGTGGGTAGGAAGTAACTAACAGGATGAGAATTGGTGGAAGGAAACAGGCTAATAACCATGCCCGTGGGTGGAGTGGAAGacggggaagaagagaggggactGGGGAGTTATTGTGTGGTGTGGACCGAAGTCATAATACTGTCTTCGTTAACCAACTTGGGTTTGCGCTGCAAAATTGTTGGGTTGTTGAATAAATCTTGTATTCCAGAAATAGGCGCAGATGGTGTTCAAAGGATCACCACTAAAACACTCCCCACTTccctggaagaaggaaaggaaggtccTAAGTCTGTGTGTGAGCAGTTTATTGATACCATtatctttataaaatgtattaactaaaaatttttgttgttggagatagggtcttatgtagGACCAGACTTgccctgaattcctgattctcttgccttcaccttccaagtactgctgggattacaagtgtgcatcatcatgcctggcttaatgtggtttgtttgtttgtttgtttgtttttgagacagaattacAATGTGTTCTGAAGCTCATTATGTAggccagccaggctggccttgaactcacagagatccatcttcctcccaagtgctagggttaaaagcCTGGTCTTacgtttgttcttgtttttaacagTCATATATCTAGAAGtatagacagttttttttttaaagatttatttttttaattatttgtgtgggtatatgtatgAGTGTAGGTGCCTTTGAGGCCAGAGGAATTTgatcctcctggagctggagttacagggggttgtgagctgcccaacatggatactgggaactcAGTActagttctctgcaagagcagtatgtgctcttaatctctgagccatctctctaacctcaaGTTGATTCAGttattaaaaacatacatactgGTGTGGGTGTGTACCATAGAACGTGTGCAGACATCTGAGAACCACTGTGGAATCAGTTGTCTACtccacctttgtgtgggttctagAGATGGAATGCAGGTTTCTAGGCTTACACAGCCAGTGCCTTCACCTCACCAGCCCTGCAGTTTTTGTGATGAAATAGACATTTGTATAGTTGGGCTGGCAAGAGGGCTCAGCAAAGTGCCTTCTGCACGGCCGTGAGGACTGCCCCATCCCCACAAACCACATAGGAAGCCAGTCATGCtgatgtgtgcttgtaatcccctCTCTGCAGAGCCATGTGCCCCCTTACCAATATTTCTAAATTTTGGCTGTTTTCCttcaacttttaatttttaaatactttaaacttACAGATAACTTGAAAGAATAGTATCATGAGTATCTGTATACCTTGTATATCTATTGCTTTTAAACACTTCTCTCTATTGAATACACTTTCCCTTTGTCAGTCTTCATTACTTGACAGTAAGTAGTGGACATCATTCTACTACTCTCCTAAATGTTTTCCCATTTATCTCCCTCCACGTCacaatgattatttttatgtatttttcctcTTTGGTGGAATTATaagcattttctaaaattaaagtgTGGTATTACTCTCTTAAACCTATGTAAAGTCAcctttattttcatgtgttaaatgattaaaaatatcaatttattCACAGATTTAAACTTCCTCTTGCTGTAAGAAAAAAGTTACATAAAAACAGGCATCAGTATAGATCTGGAATTTGTATTGGTGTTTGGTCGTTTGTTACATAActacatttcctttttctctttttcctctttcggGGGATGGGGCTGATCATTCAGGGCTCAGTGAAGAGACAAGCACTGTATGCCTGTAGTACATGCACACCAGAGGGAGAAGAACCAGCAGGAATTTGTCTAGCTTGCAGTTATGAATGCCATGGAAGTCATAAACTATTTGAACTATACACAAAAAGGTAAGGCAGTTTTTGCTATATATCTTCTGAATGTTTAGATTCTTTTGCAACCACAATGCCTACTTAATTTTGCTTTTCATTCAGAGTATTTGTGTGTTAGTAAAATTTAATATGGGAGGGATTGGTTTTTCCATAGgccttttaatttaattatggTTACTGGCTCACACTactcctcttttccttttgttatttcatttgtttgtggtGTGAGAgtgataaagatttttttttttatttgtagcaGTATCCAGAATTGTAGTCTTTCGTTGCTTTTGTTGGAAAACTTCAAATAAGATACACAAACATCAAAAAGGCCATTTAGATTCTAGAAacgaatcagaaatgaaaattgtGATTGGTATTATAAGAgtagttaattttaaaagaaaacttaaatatatgttcttcctcttttcttaatAGAAATTTTCGTTGCGATTGTGGAAACAGCAAGTTTAAAAATTTGGAATGCAAATTATTTCCTGTGAGTAAGCACTATGATTAAATGTACttgatgaggggctggagagatggctcaagagctGAGAGTGTGGACTGCTCTTTCAAGGACCCAGTTCAGTTTTCGGCATCtgcaactacctgtaactccagctccaagggatccaactcttctggattctgtagacacctgaatacacacatatgcatgcacacataaataaaaataagtcttcttAAAAAATGCAGTTAAAAGTAAATACCAAAGTGTAGAAAAGCGAAAATTTAGTCTTGAGTATTTCACTTTTATTTGGTTGGAAAAACTAGATAGCCAATTGAGAGTCTACAATTTATAGTGCAGTTAATGTTAAAGGTCTGGGAAATGTTCTTTAAGCTGGttgagttttatttattgtgATCATCCGTGCATGCTGAGAGTTTTAGAGCAAAGCATGTGATGGGTAATAATCTGCAAAAATGAAACTATGCTTTCAGAAAAGCTGTAGGAAAATTTCTGATGAAcgagaaaggaaggagaatgcCACATTGCTCATTAATAATTGCTAAAACATCTATCTTTTCTCTTTATGATTAATTTTTgacaattttcttcctttctgcccccTAATAACCTGAAGGTCTTATCTTTCATACTtgcatttaaagaaatgtcttgagggttggagagatggttcagcagttgagagcatgttatgctcttccaaaggacctgaatttaattcccagaacccatctcTGATGGCTTATaactacctataactctagctccaatgGGATCTGACTCCTTTAGCCcctacaggcacctgcactcatgtatgtGCTTATACCTGCATGtatgcgtgcatacacacacacacacacacacacacacacacacttaaaaataataaaaagtaatctttaaaaaaaaaaaaaaagagctgggtggtggtggcccacacctttgagcccatcactcaagaggcacaaccaggtaaatctctgagtttaaggctagcctagtctacaaaagtgagttccagaacagacagtgctacacagagaaaccctgtcttgaaactctcCCTAAAcgtccccccacacccc
Proteins encoded in this window:
- the Gon7 gene encoding EKC/KEOPS complex subunit GON7 isoform X1 — its product is MELTGEYVGCDGEPRRLQVSCEASGDADPLQSLSAGVARMKELVAEFFGPLVERDAQGVTADADDALDGDDEDDAEDENNIGNRTNSDGPSAK
- the Gon7 gene encoding EKC/KEOPS complex subunit GON7 isoform X2, whose amino-acid sequence is MELTGEYVGCDGEPRRLQVSCEASGDADPLQSLSAGVARMKELVAEFFGPLVERDAQGVTADADDALDAWRALA